One Thermodesulfobacteriota bacterium DNA window includes the following coding sequences:
- the cobI gene encoding precorrin-2 C(20)-methyltransferase, whose protein sequence is MKKKSFGKLFGVGIGPGDWELLTLKALRILKEVDVIFCPKGDEKGSSIARSIVERLVDSSKEFVDLVFPMTKDKEVLRNYWEGAAKRIFSEIEKGKNCAFITLGDPLIYSTYIYLLKTLRNLYPTMEIETVPGVSAINAASAKAEIPLLQGDESMAIVPSNAKPKVFEYALKNFETVVIMKIGSKLENVLQRLKKMGLLDKAYLITRVGQDGERVIHGLSGLKKVGKEGYMSIIVVRKD, encoded by the coding sequence ATGAAGAAAAAATCGTTCGGAAAGCTCTTCGGTGTCGGTATAGGTCCTGGAGATTGGGAGTTACTCACGCTAAAGGCACTAAGGATACTTAAAGAGGTTGATGTTATCTTCTGTCCTAAAGGAGATGAAAAAGGTAGCTCTATTGCCCGTTCGATTGTCGAAAGACTTGTAGATTCTTCAAAGGAATTCGTCGATCTCGTATTCCCCATGACGAAAGACAAAGAGGTTCTCAGAAACTACTGGGAAGGAGCGGCAAAAAGGATCTTTTCAGAAATCGAAAAAGGAAAAAACTGCGCTTTTATCACACTTGGTGATCCTCTTATCTACAGCACATACATCTATCTCCTAAAAACACTGAGAAATCTTTATCCGACAATGGAAATCGAAACGGTCCCAGGGGTAAGCGCAATTAATGCGGCATCGGCAAAGGCAGAAATCCCTCTACTTCAAGGAGACGAATCGATGGCAATAGTCCCTTCCAATGCAAAACCTAAAGTTTTCGAGTACGCGCTTAAAAATTTTGAAACTGTGGTGATAATGAAGATTGGCTCAAAATTAGAAAATGTGCTTCAAAGGCTAAAAAAGATGGGTCTTTTAGATAAGGCTTACCTCATAACTAGAGTCGGTCAAGATGGGGAAAGAGTGATTCATGGTCTTTCTGGTCTTAAAAAAGTAGGAAAGGAAGGATACATGTCAATAATAGTCGTAAGAAAAGACTAA
- the cbiD gene encoding cobalt-precorrin-5B (C(1))-methyltransferase CbiD, which yields MTHELRKGYTTGTCAQAASKASAIMLFEKKVIDEVSIVTPIGVPLRLPIVDQKVDEDFARCAVIKDAGDEPDVTDKIKVYSTVRVSEKPGITIKGGEGIGIVTKAGLPIPKGEYAINPVPRMMIIKELSQFLIMVKGLEVIISVPLGEEIAKRTFNPKLGIVGGISILGTTGFVEPRSVDAYKTSLVLQLDMVKASGHKKVALVLGYLGERYCREVLGLSEEMIVRVGDHVGFMVGACKEKGFKEVILAGYLGKLVKIAKGQLNTHKSFGDLRIETIATYAESQGAKKETVERILNERSAQATVEIIEKAGLSDLFDMIAKDVVKALSSITDSTLDIRCFVLSLEGRLLGLYPKGGL from the coding sequence ATGACTCATGAACTGAGAAAAGGCTATACGACAGGTACATGCGCGCAAGCCGCATCGAAGGCTTCCGCTATAATGCTTTTTGAAAAAAAAGTTATAGATGAGGTTTCTATCGTAACACCCATAGGTGTTCCACTCCGTCTACCCATAGTCGATCAAAAGGTGGACGAGGATTTTGCAAGGTGTGCCGTTATAAAAGACGCAGGAGATGAGCCAGATGTGACAGATAAGATAAAAGTCTACTCAACCGTTCGTGTGTCAGAAAAACCGGGCATAACGATTAAAGGCGGAGAAGGTATTGGGATTGTAACAAAGGCGGGTCTTCCTATCCCAAAGGGTGAGTACGCCATAAATCCAGTACCCAGAATGATGATAATTAAAGAGCTTTCACAGTTTCTTATAATGGTGAAAGGTTTAGAAGTCATAATCTCTGTCCCTTTAGGGGAGGAGATTGCAAAACGGACATTCAACCCAAAACTTGGGATTGTGGGAGGAATCTCCATACTAGGAACGACCGGTTTTGTGGAGCCTAGATCGGTTGATGCTTATAAAACGTCACTTGTGCTTCAGCTTGATATGGTTAAAGCTTCGGGGCATAAAAAGGTGGCCCTCGTTTTAGGATACTTGGGAGAAAGATACTGTAGAGAGGTATTAGGTCTTTCGGAAGAGATGATAGTGAGAGTGGGAGATCATGTGGGTTTTATGGTTGGAGCATGCAAAGAAAAAGGGTTTAAAGAAGTCATTCTTGCCGGATACTTGGGTAAACTTGTTAAAATCGCAAAAGGCCAGCTAAACACCCATAAAAGTTTTGGAGACCTTCGCATAGAGACAATAGCCACGTACGCGGAAAGTCAAGGAGCAAAAAAAGAGACAGTTGAAAGAATCCTAAATGAACGATCGGCTCAGGCAACCGTCGAAATAATCGAAAAAGCGGGTCTTTCGGACCTGTTCGACATGATAGCTAAAGATGTCGTTAAGGCTTTGTCTTCTATTACCGATTCTACTCTCGATATAAGGTGTTTCGTCCTCTCCCTTGAAGGAAGGCTTCTAGGGTTATATCCAAAAGGGGGTTTATGA
- the cobM gene encoding precorrin-4 C(11)-methyltransferase, translating to MKVYFVGAGPGDPELLTIKGRKVLEEADTIIYAGSLVNPDILSFAKEGAEIFDSSKMTLEEIIEVIKRSIREGKKVVRLHSGDLSIYSALQEQINACEKEGIDYELIPGVSSFQAASSALKRELTLPDVSQTVIITRIGGRTSVLESQDLEVLAKSKATIVLFLSVHEIEKVVSKLKRAGLSDGTPCAVIQRVTWPDQKILTGTLKDISEKVKLHGITKHALIIVGDVLRPTYGRSKLYDPQFEHGRRKKSEPRNHSYK from the coding sequence ATGAAAGTTTACTTCGTTGGTGCAGGACCAGGAGACCCAGAGCTTTTGACGATAAAAGGTAGGAAGGTTTTAGAGGAGGCTGATACCATAATCTATGCCGGATCTCTCGTTAATCCTGATATTCTTTCGTTTGCAAAAGAGGGCGCAGAGATATTTGACTCGTCTAAGATGACTTTGGAAGAGATAATCGAAGTTATAAAAAGATCTATAAGGGAAGGGAAGAAGGTCGTAAGGCTTCATAGCGGCGATCTCTCGATTTACAGTGCGCTGCAGGAACAGATAAACGCATGTGAAAAAGAAGGGATAGACTATGAGCTTATTCCGGGAGTAAGCTCATTTCAAGCCGCCTCCAGTGCATTAAAGAGAGAACTGACCCTACCCGACGTAAGCCAGACAGTCATAATTACAAGGATAGGCGGAAGGACTTCCGTTTTAGAGTCCCAAGATTTAGAGGTTTTAGCTAAAAGCAAGGCCACAATCGTTCTTTTTTTAAGCGTCCACGAAATAGAAAAGGTCGTATCTAAACTTAAAAGAGCCGGATTGAGCGATGGCACCCCATGTGCAGTTATTCAAAGGGTAACGTGGCCAGATCAAAAAATATTGACCGGAACTTTAAAGGACATCTCCGAAAAAGTGAAACTTCATGGAATCACAAAACACGCTCTCATAATAGTCGGAGATGTCCTAAGACCAACCTATGGCAGGTCGAAACTCTACGATCCTCAATTCGAACATGGAAGGAGAAAAAAGAGTGAGCCTCGCAATCATAGTTATAAGTGA
- the cbiM gene encoding cobalt transporter CbiM, with product MHIQDGVLSVPILAGGAIGSLAGIFFGLKRVKTEDIPKVAVLSSVFFTVSLIHVPVGPSCVHPGMNGLIGLILGWTSFPSIFVALVVQSVVLQFGGVTAIGVNTCASALPAVLLHYTLRRFINSSRTTPFLGGFLFGFLGPLLCAAIVSFALILSDRNFYPLISVIFMMHLPISAIEGIISGFAVVYLKKVDPRILEWQRSNPRCGSTL from the coding sequence ATGCATATTCAAGATGGGGTCCTTTCAGTACCTATTCTTGCAGGAGGAGCCATTGGGAGTCTTGCAGGCATCTTTTTCGGTCTTAAAAGGGTAAAAACAGAAGACATTCCAAAGGTAGCAGTTCTGTCTTCAGTTTTCTTTACAGTTTCGCTCATCCATGTTCCGGTTGGGCCTTCATGCGTTCATCCGGGAATGAACGGACTTATAGGTCTTATTCTCGGCTGGACTTCGTTTCCCTCAATATTTGTAGCTTTAGTAGTCCAAAGCGTAGTTTTACAGTTTGGAGGGGTGACTGCAATAGGTGTAAATACTTGTGCAAGCGCGCTTCCCGCGGTATTACTCCACTATACTTTAAGAAGGTTTATAAATTCCAGTAGGACAACTCCTTTTCTTGGAGGGTTCCTTTTTGGTTTTCTGGGTCCGCTACTTTGTGCCGCGATTGTAAGTTTTGCCCTAATCCTAAGTGACAGAAACTTCTATCCTTTAATTTCTGTTATTTTTATGATGCATCTTCCAATTTCGGCCATTGAAGGAATTATCTCGGGTTTTGCTGTCGTCTATCTAAAAAAAGTCGATCCTCGAATTTTAGAGTGGCAGCGGAGTAATCCTAGGTGTGGAAGTACCCTCTGA
- a CDS encoding peptidylprolyl isomerase — protein MKKLILTIVVVFLILGCGKKDDSKVVAEIDGEKITLNEFNKELDKIPTELKMLVATEMGKRAYLERLIMKRLLLKEAKKEKIEKDKEFQEKLAEIREQLLIDMLVKKRLEKAEIKEEEIRKYYEENKEQFKKPPEINTRHILLRTAEEAKQIQERLSKGEDFVELAKKYSIDPAAKTTGGEIGYHPKGTLVPEYEEEAFKLKKVGQISGIVKTRFGYHIIRLEGIKPPSYASYEEVREIIRQKLLQEKRGKMLEDYFAELKNNAKIKINEEVLKEERIEKREAPKPEEKPKK, from the coding sequence ATGAAAAAGCTAATATTAACAATTGTCGTAGTATTTTTGATTCTTGGATGTGGAAAGAAGGATGATTCGAAAGTTGTTGCTGAGATAGATGGAGAGAAGATAACTTTGAACGAATTCAACAAAGAGCTCGACAAGATTCCTACGGAACTTAAGATGCTTGTCGCAACTGAGATGGGCAAGAGGGCTTACCTTGAGAGGCTGATCATGAAGCGGCTTCTTTTGAAGGAGGCTAAAAAGGAAAAGATAGAGAAGGATAAAGAGTTCCAGGAAAAACTGGCAGAGATAAGGGAACAGCTCCTTATAGACATGCTCGTTAAAAAAAGATTGGAGAAAGCGGAGATAAAGGAGGAGGAGATAAGGAAATATTACGAGGAGAATAAAGAGCAGTTTAAAAAACCCCCGGAAATAAATACGAGACACATCCTTTTGAGAACAGCGGAAGAAGCAAAGCAGATCCAGGAAAGATTGTCGAAGGGTGAAGATTTTGTTGAGCTTGCAAAGAAGTACTCGATAGACCCAGCTGCTAAGACTACGGGAGGGGAAATAGGCTATCATCCGAAAGGAACACTTGTCCCTGAGTACGAGGAGGAAGCATTCAAGCTTAAAAAAGTCGGTCAGATAAGCGGGATCGTTAAAACGCGGTTCGGATACCATATAATAAGACTCGAAGGAATAAAACCGCCTTCGTATGCTTCTTACGAAGAGGTAAGGGAGATAATAAGGCAAAAGCTTCTACAAGAAAAGAGAGGAAAGATGCTGGAAGATTACTTTGCGGAGCTAAAAAATAATGCCAAAATAAAGATAAATGAGGAGGTCTTGAAAGAGGAAAGGATAGAAAAGAGAGAGGCTCCAAAGCCCGAGGAAAAGCCTAAAAAATGA
- the cbiE gene encoding precorrin-6y C5,15-methyltransferase (decarboxylating) subunit CbiE, with protein MTLKNITIVGIGPGSIDYVTPIARRKIEESDVLMGSERALALFAELEKEKIPLKGSLQDFVKIAKDKSKEKKVAVLVTGDPGLYSLLQVFSKEMDKGALDVIPGISVVQVAYARLGESWHDAKIISLHGREPFDLVEKVKSSENIFLYTGPEFPPDKIAEFLLNNGVENRRAIVMENLTYSNEKIIDSDLKNIAKQRGFGLCVMIIKGEAS; from the coding sequence ATGACCCTAAAGAATATAACGATCGTAGGTATTGGACCAGGTTCTATAGATTATGTGACCCCAATTGCAAGGCGCAAAATTGAAGAATCTGATGTGCTTATGGGAAGTGAGAGAGCTTTGGCTTTGTTTGCCGAATTGGAAAAAGAGAAGATTCCGCTAAAAGGCAGCCTTCAGGATTTTGTAAAGATCGCTAAAGATAAAAGCAAGGAAAAAAAGGTTGCTGTCTTAGTCACCGGAGACCCAGGACTATATAGCCTACTTCAAGTTTTTTCTAAGGAGATGGATAAAGGGGCGTTAGATGTAATTCCTGGCATAAGTGTTGTCCAAGTTGCGTATGCAAGGCTCGGTGAGAGTTGGCATGACGCAAAGATCATAAGTCTGCACGGAAGAGAACCTTTCGACCTTGTAGAAAAGGTCAAATCGAGCGAAAACATCTTCCTCTACACAGGGCCCGAATTTCCACCGGATAAAATAGCCGAATTTTTGCTAAATAATGGGGTCGAAAATAGAAGGGCCATAGTAATGGAGAATCTCACGTATTCGAACGAGAAGATAATAGATTCAGATCTGAAAAATATTGCCAAACAGAGAGGCTTCGGCTTATGTGTGATGATAATCAAAGGGGAAGCTTCATGA
- a CDS encoding transglycosylase SLT domain-containing protein produces the protein MLGVRVTVSFLLFFSFLFGSSVILKKNNALREVKEEKNREEYVVSTTVDFLTKDGVDVDRKTLEGVVRSIYRVAKTKGVDYRIVLALAKVESNFRNDAVSPKGARGILQIKPSVAQAVAKDLGIKLEGKKSLHESEKNIVIGTHLLSSLIDKYFDIHGALSAYNMGQTRLAEKGKNYETKFSKLVLKEYKRYIEILPDP, from the coding sequence ATGTTGGGGGTTAGAGTTACTGTCTCCTTTCTACTCTTTTTTAGTTTTCTTTTTGGATCTTCGGTAATCCTTAAGAAAAACAATGCCTTAAGGGAGGTCAAAGAGGAAAAAAACAGAGAGGAGTACGTGGTTTCTACGACAGTGGATTTTCTAACAAAAGATGGGGTCGACGTGGATAGGAAAACATTAGAAGGAGTTGTGAGGTCGATTTATAGAGTTGCGAAAACAAAAGGTGTAGACTACAGGATAGTTCTTGCTCTAGCCAAAGTAGAAAGTAACTTTAGAAACGATGCTGTCTCTCCGAAAGGAGCAAGAGGGATCTTACAGATAAAACCGTCTGTTGCGCAGGCTGTCGCAAAGGATTTGGGCATAAAGTTAGAAGGAAAAAAAAGCTTACATGAATCCGAAAAGAACATAGTTATTGGTACGCATCTTTTGTCTAGCCTAATAGACAAATATTTCGACATCCACGGAGCTCTAAGCGCGTATAATATGGGACAGACGAGGCTTGCCGAAAAAGGCAAAAATTACGAAACCAAGTTTTCAAAACTGGTTCTGAAGGAGTATAAAAGGTACATCGAGATTCTTCCTGACCCATAA
- a CDS encoding precorrin-8X methylmutase, producing MSVCDTSKKRPMILDILHGPLTGEEIENLSFMRIEKEAPPHTFSSDEWQIVRRMIHATGDMSIMDYVRFSNDAIKIAKEALRKGVPIYVDSKMIRHGISIGRLKAMNLAYTEELIFCHIDDEDVHFESLRSSIPRSVIAIRKARPIIDGGIVIIGNSPLALLELNRLIMEEKKRPSFVIAMPVGFVHVNESKEEFLSLGIPHIMVAGKRGGSTLAISALHGLCTRDSDANTSKSEERQPLEKIEGISSVGIILMGHGSRVPNAGRYMERVADELKRKYGYENVSVCYVSRLGPHFPEVFEKLVKEGLKTIVVIPYFLHEGLHLVVDVPEMMLKEAEKYPDVKLILGKGLGFDEVLVDLVQKRIKESLNLKDIRGTVVPKRESFPIPAGQEEFVPMSPEEVKAYYSMIRKTKKES from the coding sequence ATGAGCGTTTGTGATACATCAAAAAAAAGACCAATGATTCTTGATATACTTCATGGACCCCTAACCGGAGAAGAGATAGAGAACCTTTCTTTTATGAGAATCGAAAAAGAGGCTCCGCCTCACACCTTTAGTTCCGATGAATGGCAAATCGTACGTAGAATGATACACGCAACGGGAGACATGAGCATAATGGATTATGTGAGATTTTCGAACGATGCAATAAAAATAGCAAAAGAGGCGCTAAGAAAAGGTGTTCCAATATACGTTGATTCGAAAATGATACGCCACGGTATCTCTATAGGAAGGCTCAAGGCTATGAATTTGGCATATACAGAAGAGCTTATCTTCTGTCACATAGACGATGAGGACGTACATTTTGAGTCTTTGAGAAGCTCTATTCCCCGATCCGTCATTGCCATAAGGAAGGCAAGGCCAATCATCGACGGAGGAATAGTGATTATTGGAAATTCACCTCTTGCCCTTTTAGAACTCAACCGTCTAATCATGGAGGAGAAAAAAAGACCATCTTTTGTGATTGCCATGCCTGTTGGTTTCGTTCATGTAAATGAAAGCAAGGAAGAGTTTTTATCTCTGGGTATCCCACACATAATGGTTGCGGGAAAAAGGGGCGGAAGTACCCTTGCAATAAGTGCCCTTCATGGACTCTGTACGAGAGATTCTGATGCTAATACGTCTAAGTCCGAGGAAAGACAGCCTTTGGAAAAAATAGAAGGTATTTCTTCGGTTGGAATCATTCTTATGGGCCATGGAAGCAGGGTACCGAACGCTGGAAGGTATATGGAAAGGGTAGCAGATGAGCTAAAGCGAAAATACGGCTACGAAAATGTTAGTGTCTGCTACGTGTCTAGGCTCGGACCACACTTTCCAGAAGTATTTGAAAAATTGGTAAAGGAAGGCTTAAAGACGATTGTAGTCATTCCTTATTTTCTCCACGAGGGACTCCACCTTGTGGTGGATGTGCCGGAGATGATGTTAAAAGAGGCTGAGAAATACCCGGACGTAAAACTCATCCTTGGTAAGGGATTGGGATTCGACGAGGTTTTAGTCGATCTTGTGCAAAAGAGGATAAAAGAGTCCTTAAACCTAAAAGACATAAGGGGAACAGTTGTTCCGAAAAGAGAATCCTTCCCGATTCCCGCAGGCCAAGAGGAGTTCGTACCTATGTCACCGGAAGAGGTTAAGGCTTACTACTCTATGATTAGGAAAACCAAAAAGGAGTCGTAA
- a CDS encoding cobalamin biosynthesis protein, translating into MSLAIIVISEEGLKIANELSDFFGDCKIIYTKSLREVVGEVFYHYSELIFVMALGIVVRVIAPYIRNKYEDPAVVVVDEKKRFAISALSGHEGGANRLANQVAAILGAEPIVTTRSDSKRSLIVGVGFRKGTKGKEIEDAVRETLMEEGYSLNDVLFISTIDFKGQDRALKEACVSLGLPLRIIPFELVKNFGGSYGRSPFVKEKIGVEGVSEPCALLAGKNTSLVVPKKRHGKVCVAIAKEDLG; encoded by the coding sequence GTGAGCCTCGCAATCATAGTTATAAGTGAGGAGGGCCTAAAGATTGCCAATGAACTTTCGGATTTCTTTGGGGACTGTAAGATCATATACACTAAGAGTTTACGGGAGGTAGTGGGTGAGGTTTTCTACCACTACAGTGAGCTAATCTTTGTCATGGCACTTGGTATAGTTGTGAGGGTGATTGCGCCGTATATAAGAAACAAGTACGAGGATCCTGCAGTTGTGGTTGTGGATGAGAAAAAGAGGTTCGCCATAAGCGCCCTTTCCGGTCACGAAGGTGGTGCGAATAGATTAGCAAATCAGGTTGCGGCAATCTTGGGAGCCGAGCCGATAGTAACAACTCGTTCGGATTCTAAAAGGTCACTTATTGTGGGAGTCGGCTTTAGAAAGGGAACAAAAGGCAAAGAGATAGAGGATGCGGTGAGAGAGACTTTGATGGAAGAAGGATACTCTCTAAATGATGTCCTTTTTATTTCCACCATCGATTTTAAAGGGCAAGATCGGGCTCTGAAGGAGGCCTGTGTTAGTCTCGGTTTACCATTGAGAATCATACCCTTCGAACTTGTCAAGAATTTTGGGGGATCCTACGGAAGATCGCCTTTCGTGAAGGAAAAGATAGGGGTGGAGGGAGTAAGCGAACCTTGTGCCCTTCTTGCGGGGAAGAACACAAGCTTAGTCGTTCCAAAAAAGAGGCACGGAAAGGTATGCGTTGCAATAGCAAAGGAAGACTTAGGATAG
- the mfd gene encoding transcription-repair coupling factor — translation MYENEEEALLVKEEIEFFSGREVHFFPIKKNRIFEKDDELKRIGFFFKFYRDFTSIGLFPEEEVTQAVILPEEIGSLLFEVKVGDSVYQEDLLNFLIEGGYSQTSLVRERGEFSKRGGILDIFSPNYDEPVRIEFMGDDVISIRFFDPHSQRSKKHIDKAELLDLRYEVKKVGSILSYLDAGSLIVHNGLHEKLKIRGDLSLFKKWNETVNHCLSLDLSGLTEEYSEVIRATSNEDIKAVFNAKKNEVFKILVEMMKNEWRNVPCVYIVANSEHQAHRLREILINYGIFLPCVEKPSFDPQLREWAITYGTLRRGFRTDSIVVIAEDELLGPKRRTVKVKSQALDEFVESFKELSYGDYVVHIDYGIGIFRGTKELKIDGCVKDFLVIEYEGGDKLYVPTHDLHLVQKYIATEKAKPKIDRLGSTRWAYTKAKVRKKIEDMAQELIEIYAERRCREGFAFSEEDEIYKEMESKFQYEETEGQKRAIEEVLSDMKSPRPMDRLLCGDAGFGKTEVALRAAFKAVMDNKQVAVLVPTTVLAEQHYKTFTERLKEYPVNIEVLSRFKSQEEQKEIIERLKKGTIDIVIGTHRILQKDVEFRDLGLLIIDEEHKFGVKHKEKLRSIKKTVDVLTLSATPIPRTLYMALMGIKDLSIIDTPPLDRLAIKTYVTKFDDEIIKRGVLRELERNGQVFFVHNYIYNIDKVKDHLQKLLPEVRIAIAHGKMKESHLEKVMLDFIDRKYDLLLSTNIVESGLDITNANTIFINNAHRMGLSELYQLRGRVGRGPRQAYAYLLIPSGEILTKDAMLRLKIIEEMSHVGSGFQIANYDLEIRGCGNLLGKEQSGNVNSIGFELFVSMLEEAIKRLSKKEVAEEDIIPEISLPIEAYIPDSYVEDPSQKLLLYKRLARIKTETELQDIESEIVDRYGKMPEPVKNLLKIIEFRLFLSKARIKKVEKTDKGLFIYLTEKTPINTEKLIECAMRDGLKLMSDRRIFVPLAGKFSEITEFARNVLLKVLSL, via the coding sequence TTGTATGAAAACGAAGAGGAGGCTCTTTTAGTAAAAGAAGAAATCGAGTTTTTCTCTGGAAGAGAGGTCCATTTTTTTCCCATAAAAAAAAACAGGATCTTCGAAAAGGATGACGAACTCAAAAGAATTGGCTTTTTCTTCAAATTCTACAGGGATTTCACATCGATTGGTCTTTTCCCTGAGGAGGAAGTAACACAAGCCGTAATCCTTCCAGAAGAGATAGGATCGCTTCTTTTTGAAGTAAAAGTGGGAGATTCTGTTTATCAGGAAGATCTCCTAAATTTTCTCATTGAAGGGGGCTACAGTCAAACTTCCCTTGTTAGGGAAAGGGGTGAATTTTCAAAAAGGGGTGGGATACTTGACATTTTCTCCCCCAATTACGATGAACCCGTAAGGATCGAATTTATGGGGGATGACGTAATCTCCATAAGGTTTTTTGACCCCCATTCACAGAGGTCAAAAAAACACATAGATAAAGCTGAGCTCTTGGATCTTCGGTATGAAGTAAAAAAAGTCGGCTCCATACTCTCCTATCTCGATGCAGGATCCTTAATAGTTCATAACGGGCTCCACGAAAAGCTAAAGATACGGGGAGATTTGTCCCTTTTCAAAAAGTGGAATGAAACTGTTAACCATTGTTTAAGTCTTGATCTTTCCGGCCTCACAGAGGAATATTCCGAAGTAATTCGTGCCACTTCCAATGAGGATATAAAAGCCGTCTTTAACGCAAAGAAGAATGAAGTTTTCAAAATCCTTGTGGAAATGATGAAAAATGAATGGCGAAATGTTCCCTGTGTATACATAGTTGCGAATTCTGAACATCAAGCTCATAGATTGAGAGAGATTCTCATAAACTACGGGATCTTCCTTCCTTGTGTGGAAAAACCCTCCTTCGATCCCCAACTAAGGGAGTGGGCGATCACCTACGGTACCTTAAGGAGGGGTTTTAGAACTGATAGTATAGTCGTAATTGCAGAAGACGAGCTACTCGGTCCGAAAAGAAGGACTGTAAAAGTAAAATCTCAGGCTCTCGACGAATTTGTAGAATCATTCAAAGAGTTGTCCTACGGTGACTACGTGGTTCACATTGACTACGGAATAGGGATATTTAGGGGAACAAAAGAGCTTAAAATAGACGGATGCGTTAAGGATTTTTTAGTCATTGAGTATGAGGGTGGAGACAAGCTTTATGTTCCAACCCATGATTTACATCTCGTGCAGAAGTACATAGCTACTGAGAAGGCAAAACCAAAGATAGATAGACTCGGGTCGACAAGATGGGCATATACTAAGGCAAAAGTTAGAAAGAAAATAGAAGACATGGCGCAAGAACTGATTGAAATCTACGCCGAAAGACGGTGTAGAGAAGGTTTTGCATTTTCCGAAGAAGACGAGATTTATAAAGAGATGGAGTCTAAATTTCAGTATGAGGAGACGGAGGGGCAAAAAAGGGCAATAGAAGAAGTTCTTTCGGATATGAAGTCACCAAGGCCAATGGATAGACTTCTTTGTGGCGATGCTGGTTTTGGGAAAACGGAAGTTGCTTTAAGAGCCGCTTTTAAAGCTGTAATGGACAATAAACAGGTTGCCGTGCTTGTTCCAACAACGGTTCTTGCCGAGCAGCATTACAAGACCTTCACCGAAAGGTTAAAAGAGTATCCGGTAAACATAGAGGTACTTAGCCGTTTCAAATCGCAAGAAGAACAGAAAGAGATTATCGAGCGACTCAAAAAAGGGACAATCGACATAGTCATAGGGACCCATAGGATCCTCCAAAAAGATGTGGAATTTAGAGATCTCGGGCTACTGATTATAGATGAAGAGCACAAATTCGGTGTGAAGCACAAAGAAAAGTTAAGGTCCATAAAAAAGACCGTAGATGTTTTGACTCTCAGTGCAACACCCATCCCTCGAACACTTTACATGGCCCTCATGGGCATTAAAGACTTAAGTATCATCGATACTCCGCCTCTCGACAGACTCGCCATAAAAACATACGTCACAAAGTTTGACGACGAGATCATAAAAAGAGGTGTACTAAGAGAACTCGAGAGAAATGGTCAGGTCTTCTTTGTCCATAACTACATCTACAACATTGACAAGGTAAAAGATCATTTGCAAAAGCTCCTTCCAGAGGTGAGGATCGCTATTGCTCACGGAAAAATGAAAGAGTCCCATCTTGAAAAGGTGATGCTCGACTTTATCGATAGAAAGTACGATCTTCTTCTGTCAACGAACATAGTTGAATCCGGCCTCGACATTACCAATGCAAATACAATTTTCATAAATAACGCCCATAGGATGGGGCTCTCAGAACTTTATCAGCTTAGGGGAAGGGTTGGAAGGGGGCCGAGACAAGCCTATGCCTACCTTCTAATTCCCTCAGGGGAGATACTCACAAAAGACGCGATGCTTAGGTTGAAAATAATAGAGGAGATGTCCCATGTGGGATCAGGCTTCCAAATAGCTAATTACGATCTCGAAATAAGGGGATGTGGGAACCTTTTGGGTAAGGAGCAGTCAGGTAATGTGAATTCTATTGGATTTGAGCTATTCGTTTCAATGCTCGAAGAGGCGATAAAGCGGCTAAGCAAAAAAGAGGTCGCGGAAGAAGATATAATACCAGAGATCTCCCTACCTATTGAGGCTTATATCCCTGACTCGTACGTTGAGGATCCCTCTCAGAAGTTGCTCCTCTACAAAAGACTCGCAAGGATAAAAACCGAAACCGAATTACAAGATATAGAAAGCGAAATAGTGGACAGGTACGGAAAGATGCCTGAGCCCGTAAAAAACCTACTAAAAATCATCGAATTTAGGCTTTTTCTTTCAAAGGCGAGAATCAAAAAGGTCGAAAAGACTGATAAAGGACTTTTTATTTACCTTACGGAAAAAACCCCGATAAACACTGAAAAATTAATAGAGTGCGCAATGAGGGATGGATTGAAACTTATGTCAGATCGTAGAATCTTTGTCCCATTAGCGGGCAAATTTTCGGAAATTACCGAATTTGCAAGGAATGTGTTGTTGAAGGTTTTGTCTCTGTGA